One genomic region from Streptomyces venezuelae encodes:
- a CDS encoding acyl-CoA dehydrogenase family protein, translated as MDAADTAADADTAADAAALTEEQQKIRRTLRDLLAERTGPEENHAATATPEGYDPELWARLSGTLGLAGLALPAEYGGGGHGPAGLALACEETGRALAPSPLLATAVLAAPLIAALGTPAQRAELLPRLVDGSLTCALAVPGGSLALALGLTGDNTAEDWSGGGRAGGIQARAVPGDGAGAGGVGVGGAGDGAGADGRGAGVGSGGWRLYGEAAQVLDGHSADLLLVAAHTGGFARSRTLLFLVREREGGIPGLVRTRRTALDLTRPHATVELRDAEAELLGEEPADVLGALAATGRTAAVMLAAEAVGAAGAALDRAIAGLGPRARPGHRPASALQAARSTLADLYVRVEAARSLTYCAAREPGTGPGTGPESGPLALAQALEALRATAGEGVRLHGGGTTGEREARLFYQRAASDELLFGPARRLRARAAERTGLFGEVAA; from the coding sequence ATGGACGCCGCCGACACAGCAGCCGACGCCGACACAGCGGCCGACGCCGCCGCGCTCACCGAGGAGCAGCAGAAGATCCGCCGCACCCTGCGGGACCTGCTCGCCGAACGGACCGGACCGGAGGAGAACCACGCCGCCACCGCCACCCCCGAGGGGTACGACCCCGAGCTCTGGGCCCGGCTGTCCGGCACCCTCGGCCTCGCGGGCCTCGCCCTCCCCGCGGAGTACGGAGGCGGTGGCCACGGACCCGCCGGACTCGCCCTCGCCTGCGAGGAGACCGGCCGCGCCCTCGCGCCCTCCCCGCTCCTCGCCACCGCCGTGCTCGCCGCCCCGCTGATCGCGGCCCTCGGCACCCCCGCCCAGCGCGCCGAACTCCTCCCGCGCCTCGTCGACGGGAGCCTGACCTGCGCCCTCGCCGTCCCGGGCGGCTCCCTCGCGCTCGCCCTCGGCCTGACCGGCGACAACACGGCGGAGGACTGGTCGGGCGGCGGCCGGGCCGGCGGGATCCAGGCGCGCGCCGTGCCCGGGGACGGCGCCGGGGCCGGGGGTGTGGGTGTGGGCGGTGCCGGGGACGGAGCCGGCGCCGACGGGCGCGGCGCCGGCGTCGGCTCCGGTGGCTGGCGGCTGTACGGGGAGGCCGCCCAGGTCCTCGACGGGCACAGCGCGGACCTGCTCCTCGTCGCCGCCCACACCGGCGGCTTCGCCCGCAGCCGCACGCTCCTCTTCCTCGTGCGGGAGCGGGAGGGCGGGATCCCCGGGCTCGTACGGACCCGGCGGACCGCCCTCGACCTCACCCGCCCCCACGCCACCGTCGAACTCCGGGACGCCGAGGCCGAACTCCTCGGCGAGGAACCGGCCGACGTCCTCGGCGCGCTCGCGGCCACCGGCCGCACCGCCGCCGTGATGCTCGCCGCCGAGGCGGTCGGCGCCGCCGGTGCCGCGCTCGACCGGGCCATCGCCGGCCTCGGCCCGCGCGCCCGCCCCGGCCACCGGCCCGCCAGTGCCCTCCAGGCGGCCAGGAGCACCCTCGCCGACCTCTACGTCCGGGTCGAGGCCGCCCGCTCCCTGACCTACTGCGCGGCCAGGGAGCCCGGAACCGGTCCCGGAACCGGTCCCGAGAGCGGGCCGCTCGCGCTCGCCCAGGCCCTGGAGGCCCTGCGCGCCACGGCGGGCGAGGGCGTCCGGCTCCACGGAGGCGGCACCACCGGGGAACGGGAGGCGCGGCTCTTCTACCAGCGGGCCGCCTCCGACGAACTGCTCTTCGGACCCGCCCGGCGGCTGCGCGCCCGGGCGGCGGAACGGACCGGACTCTTCGGAGAGGTGGCGGCCTAG
- a CDS encoding PQQ-binding-like beta-propeller repeat protein produces the protein MEQLTQHDPRRIGPFEVLGRLGAGGMGLVYLARSASGRRVAIKTVRTELAEDQLFRVRFTREVEAARAVSGFYTAAVVDADPRAAVPWLATAYVPAPSLEEIVNECGPLPAQAVRWLAAGVAEALQSIHGAGLVHRDLKPSNVLVVEDGPRVIDFGIASGVSNTRLTMTNVAVGTPAYMSPEQARDSRSVTGASDVFSLGSMLVFAATGHAPFHGANPVETVFMLLREGPDLEGLPEELRPLIDSCMQMDVTRRPSPADLQAQLAPHLFGPGSDDSGTASAWLPHRATAMIEARRNGGRTAPGPAAPPMPPRPPREPADRSGDPRSPEPGPRHPEPSHAGGRQPEPAHLGGRHAGPAESAGGPVRLGGATVPIGPGPRVSDTRAALAVGRSADAGPATGWIRPPAGGPHGAEPGPLPGSRPVAVPPQGDPAAPAQPPEPGPWRPWRFRMSNDVWGTPVVDGDLLYVTSFEVHALDTGSGRRQFKTRDVAWSMAVSSGRIHASDGPTLYALDATDGSERWRLHTDAWVYSLRVDRGTVVTGTRGGGVQGWEASNGAKLWEITGAQTDFETPEAGPAVHGDTVYVWKDARLQALDARTGVERWSYPIGDAASCANVPVRVAPAEDGCVYVSAGTRVLSIDIAAGHVRWHFEAPAVFLSPPAFAPGPAVTGGGVYLSDHLGTVYALDATTGQDRWRIATEPRQSAEPVLVADGNVHVGSGSALYTLDAVTGTPRWRFAAGGELVGSPVVADGRVHFGSADHVLYTLDATGGQLRWKLATGGEITGSPVAKGGVVYACSKDRCVYALDAVKGTATGRGPAPR, from the coding sequence GTGGAACAGCTGACGCAGCACGACCCGAGACGTATCGGGCCCTTCGAGGTGCTGGGCCGGCTCGGCGCGGGCGGAATGGGCCTGGTCTATCTCGCGCGATCGGCCTCGGGCCGGCGCGTGGCGATCAAGACCGTGCGCACGGAGCTCGCCGAGGACCAGCTGTTCCGGGTCCGCTTCACCCGGGAGGTGGAGGCCGCCCGGGCGGTCTCGGGCTTCTACACGGCCGCCGTGGTGGACGCCGACCCGCGTGCCGCCGTGCCGTGGCTGGCCACCGCCTATGTCCCGGCGCCCTCGCTCGAAGAGATAGTGAACGAGTGCGGGCCGCTCCCGGCCCAGGCCGTGCGCTGGCTCGCGGCCGGTGTCGCCGAGGCCCTCCAGTCCATCCACGGTGCGGGCCTGGTCCACCGCGACCTCAAGCCCTCCAACGTCCTCGTCGTCGAGGACGGTCCCCGGGTGATCGACTTCGGCATCGCGTCGGGCGTCTCCAACACGCGCCTGACCATGACCAACGTCGCCGTCGGCACCCCCGCCTACATGTCGCCCGAGCAGGCCCGCGACTCGCGCAGCGTCACCGGCGCGAGCGACGTCTTCTCGCTGGGCTCCATGCTGGTCTTCGCCGCCACCGGCCACGCGCCCTTCCACGGCGCCAACCCGGTCGAGACCGTCTTCATGCTGCTCCGCGAAGGCCCCGACCTGGAGGGCCTGCCCGAGGAGCTGCGGCCCCTCATCGACTCCTGCATGCAGATGGACGTCACCCGGCGGCCCAGCCCGGCCGACCTCCAGGCCCAGCTCGCCCCGCACCTCTTCGGTCCCGGCAGCGACGACAGCGGTACGGCCTCGGCCTGGCTGCCGCACCGCGCCACCGCCATGATCGAGGCCCGGCGCAACGGCGGCCGCACCGCCCCCGGGCCGGCCGCGCCGCCGATGCCGCCGCGACCGCCCCGCGAGCCCGCCGACCGGTCCGGTGACCCGCGCTCCCCGGAGCCAGGCCCCCGGCACCCCGAGCCCTCGCACGCCGGCGGCCGGCAGCCCGAGCCCGCGCACCTCGGCGGCCGGCACGCCGGTCCCGCCGAGAGCGCCGGCGGCCCCGTCCGGCTGGGCGGCGCCACCGTCCCGATCGGCCCCGGTCCCCGGGTCTCCGACACCCGGGCCGCGCTCGCCGTCGGCCGGAGCGCCGACGCGGGCCCGGCGACCGGCTGGATCCGGCCGCCCGCCGGCGGTCCCCACGGCGCCGAGCCCGGCCCGCTCCCGGGCTCCCGCCCCGTCGCCGTACCCCCGCAGGGGGATCCGGCCGCCCCGGCGCAGCCGCCGGAGCCCGGTCCCTGGCGTCCCTGGCGCTTCCGGATGTCGAACGACGTCTGGGGCACCCCGGTCGTCGACGGCGACCTGCTCTACGTGACCTCCTTCGAGGTGCACGCGCTGGACACCGGGAGCGGCCGGCGCCAGTTCAAGACCCGGGACGTGGCCTGGTCGATGGCCGTCTCCTCGGGCCGTATCCACGCCTCCGACGGGCCCACGCTGTACGCGCTCGACGCGACCGACGGCAGCGAGCGCTGGCGGCTGCACACGGACGCCTGGGTGTACTCCCTCCGGGTGGACCGGGGCACTGTCGTCACCGGTACGCGCGGTGGCGGAGTCCAGGGCTGGGAGGCCTCCAACGGCGCAAAGCTGTGGGAGATCACCGGCGCCCAGACCGACTTCGAGACCCCGGAGGCGGGTCCCGCCGTGCACGGCGACACCGTGTACGTCTGGAAGGACGCCCGGCTCCAGGCCCTCGACGCCCGGACGGGTGTGGAGCGCTGGTCCTACCCGATCGGGGACGCCGCCTCCTGCGCCAACGTGCCGGTGCGGGTCGCCCCGGCCGAGGACGGCTGCGTGTACGTCTCCGCCGGCACCCGGGTCCTCTCGATCGACATCGCCGCCGGGCACGTCCGCTGGCACTTCGAGGCGCCCGCCGTCTTCCTCTCCCCGCCCGCGTTCGCTCCGGGACCGGCCGTCACGGGCGGCGGGGTGTACCTCTCCGACCACCTCGGCACGGTGTACGCGCTCGACGCCACGACCGGCCAGGACCGGTGGCGGATCGCGACCGAGCCGCGCCAGTCGGCCGAGCCGGTGCTCGTCGCCGACGGCAACGTCCATGTCGGCAGCGGCAGCGCGCTCTACACGCTCGACGCGGTCACCGGCACCCCGAGGTGGCGGTTCGCGGCGGGCGGTGAACTCGTCGGCTCCCCGGTCGTCGCCGACGGCCGGGTGCACTTCGGCTCCGCCGACCACGTCCTCTACACGCTGGACGCGACGGGCGGCCAGCTGCGCTGGAAGCTCGCCACGGGCGGCGAGATCACCGGCTCGCCGGTGGCGAAGGGCGGGGTCGTGTACGCGTGCAGCAAGGACCGCTGCGTGTACGCGCTCGACGCGGTCAAGGGCACGGCCACGGGCAGGGGGCCCGCGCCCCGCTGA
- a CDS encoding VOC family protein, producing MAVRTEGTPCWVDAQLPDLEAGKRFYGELFGWTFDPDRDEALLDGRRVAGLLPKRDGRMPTTWTVYLATENAGTLAARIKAAGGQMVMEPYPVGPFGVMALAADPGGAVFGLRQAGDDDGFEATNEPGAFCWMEVYTRRPDAVDTFYATVFGYLGRQADADDEGRDPGFDYRVWSPPGSRPGDDSAFGGRAVISDDFPAEMPGHVLVYFVVVDCDEACETTVRLGGRVATPPFDTPHGRIAVLHDNQGARFAVLSEPSSTV from the coding sequence ATGGCCGTACGCACTGAGGGCACCCCGTGCTGGGTGGACGCGCAGCTTCCCGATCTCGAAGCGGGCAAGCGCTTCTACGGCGAGCTCTTCGGCTGGACCTTCGACCCCGACCGCGACGAAGCCCTCCTCGACGGACGCCGGGTCGCCGGGCTCCTCCCCAAGCGGGACGGCCGCATGCCCACCACCTGGACCGTCTACCTCGCCACCGAGAACGCGGGCACCCTCGCCGCCCGGATCAAGGCCGCAGGCGGGCAGATGGTCATGGAGCCCTACCCCGTCGGCCCGTTCGGCGTCATGGCGCTGGCCGCCGACCCCGGCGGCGCCGTCTTCGGGCTCCGCCAGGCCGGCGACGACGACGGCTTCGAGGCGACGAACGAGCCGGGCGCCTTCTGCTGGATGGAGGTGTACACCCGCCGGCCTGACGCCGTCGACACCTTCTACGCCACCGTCTTCGGCTATCTCGGCCGCCAGGCCGACGCCGACGACGAGGGCCGGGACCCCGGCTTCGACTACCGCGTCTGGTCGCCCCCCGGCTCCCGGCCCGGCGACGACAGCGCCTTCGGCGGGCGCGCGGTCATCAGCGACGACTTCCCCGCCGAGATGCCCGGCCACGTCCTCGTCTACTTCGTCGTCGTCGACTGCGACGAGGCCTGCGAGACCACCGTCCGGCTCGGCGGCCGGGTCGCCACCCCGCCCTTCGACACCCCGCACGGCCGCATCGCCGTCCTCCACGACAACCAGGGCGCCCGCTTCGCCGTCCTCTCGGAGCCGTCCTCCACGGTGTGA
- a CDS encoding pyridoxal 5'-phosphate synthase, whose amino-acid sequence MTDFHHALRSLRVWDTELPSFDPAGAPPEPLSLFHDWFTAAVAAGQTEPHTLSLATVDEAGRPDVRTVMLHDADERGWHFASHATSAKGRQLAARPEAALGFYWPAQGRQVRIRGHVTTGSPEEAYEDLHARTTGALASALVGRQSEVLDSPETLAAASEAAWRRAEAEPDAPSPTWTLYVVEPAEVEFFQGDARRRHLRLRYRRDPATGTGWLRELLWP is encoded by the coding sequence ATGACCGACTTCCACCACGCCCTCCGCTCCCTCCGGGTCTGGGACACCGAGCTCCCCTCCTTCGACCCGGCGGGCGCCCCGCCCGAGCCCCTCTCCCTCTTCCACGACTGGTTCACGGCTGCGGTCGCCGCCGGCCAGACCGAGCCGCACACCCTCTCCCTGGCCACCGTGGACGAGGCCGGCCGGCCCGACGTCCGTACGGTGATGCTGCACGACGCCGACGAGCGCGGCTGGCACTTCGCCTCGCACGCCACCAGTGCCAAGGGCCGCCAGCTCGCCGCCCGCCCCGAGGCCGCCCTCGGCTTCTACTGGCCGGCCCAGGGCCGCCAGGTCCGGATCCGGGGCCACGTCACCACCGGCAGCCCCGAGGAGGCGTACGAGGACCTCCACGCCCGCACCACCGGCGCCCTCGCCTCGGCGCTCGTCGGCCGCCAGAGCGAGGTCCTGGACTCCCCCGAGACCCTCGCGGCGGCGAGCGAGGCGGCCTGGCGGCGCGCCGAGGCGGAACCGGACGCGCCCTCCCCCACCTGGACGCTCTACGTGGTCGAACCGGCCGAGGTCGAGTTCTTCCAGGGCGACGCCCGCCGCCGCCACCTCCGCCTCCGCTACCGCCGCGACCCCGCGACGGGCACGGGCTGGCTCCGCGAGCTGCTCTGGCCGTGA
- a CDS encoding FAD-dependent monooxygenase, which translates to MSSTAKTAAKTVLISGASVAGPALALWLHRYGFAPTVVERAPELRTGGYKVDIRGTAIEICRRMGILDEIRAKSTDMRGGSYVDDAGRTIGELPADIFGGRVEEDDEIMRGDLARILYERTREDVEYLFGDSIGALTEDADGVTVTFDSGTVRRFDLVVGADGLHSNTRKLAFGPEERFKRHLGAYISIFTAPNHLGLDRWETYHAIPRKLLCVYSASGETDAKNLFVFSAPEDVPYDLRDVNGQKRLLADTFAGDGWEVPRLLEHAADADDFYLDSMSLVEMDRWSRGRVVLLGDAAHCASPASGQGTGLALTGAYVLAGELARAGGDHTVAFARYEERMRPGVEQNQRMAEGFVKEMTVDSKWKIALRMLMVRTLPKTPWKNLIAKKIRDGIQSAANAVPIEDYTAPTGAPAAPRPTVTA; encoded by the coding sequence ATGAGCAGCACCGCGAAGACCGCCGCGAAGACCGTCCTCATCTCCGGCGCCTCCGTCGCCGGCCCTGCCCTCGCCCTCTGGCTGCACCGCTACGGTTTCGCCCCCACCGTCGTCGAGCGCGCCCCCGAGCTCCGCACCGGCGGCTACAAGGTCGACATCCGCGGCACCGCGATCGAGATCTGCCGCCGGATGGGGATCCTCGACGAGATCCGCGCCAAATCCACGGACATGCGCGGCGGTTCGTACGTCGACGACGCCGGCCGGACCATCGGCGAGCTGCCCGCCGACATCTTCGGCGGACGCGTCGAGGAGGACGACGAGATCATGCGCGGCGACCTCGCCCGCATCCTGTACGAGCGGACCCGCGAGGACGTCGAGTACCTCTTCGGCGACTCCATCGGCGCCCTGACGGAGGACGCCGACGGCGTCACCGTGACCTTCGACAGCGGCACCGTCCGCCGCTTCGACCTCGTCGTCGGCGCCGACGGGCTCCACTCGAACACCCGGAAGCTCGCCTTCGGTCCGGAGGAGCGGTTCAAGCGCCACCTCGGCGCGTACATCTCCATCTTCACCGCCCCCAACCACCTGGGCCTCGACCGCTGGGAGACGTACCACGCGATCCCGCGGAAGCTGCTCTGCGTCTACAGCGCCTCCGGCGAGACGGACGCCAAGAACCTCTTCGTCTTCTCCGCCCCCGAGGACGTCCCCTACGACCTCCGGGACGTCAACGGCCAGAAGCGGCTGCTCGCCGACACCTTCGCGGGCGACGGCTGGGAGGTCCCCCGGCTCCTGGAGCACGCGGCCGACGCCGACGACTTCTACCTCGACTCCATGTCCCTCGTCGAGATGGACCGCTGGTCACGCGGGCGCGTCGTCCTGCTCGGCGACGCCGCGCACTGCGCCTCCCCCGCCTCCGGCCAGGGCACCGGCCTCGCCCTCACCGGCGCCTACGTCCTGGCGGGCGAGCTGGCCCGGGCCGGCGGCGACCACACGGTGGCCTTCGCCCGCTACGAGGAGCGCATGCGGCCGGGCGTCGAGCAGAACCAGAGGATGGCCGAGGGCTTCGTCAAGGAGATGACCGTCGACTCGAAGTGGAAGATCGCCCTGCGCATGCTCATGGTGCGGACCCTGCCGAAGACCCCCTGGAAGAACCTCATCGCGAAGAAGATCCGCGACGGCATCCAGTCGGCGGCCAACGCGGTCCCGATCGAGGACTACACCGCGCCGACCGGCGCTCCGGCGGCCCCGCGCCCTACGGTGACCGCATGA
- a CDS encoding SCO4226 family nickel-binding protein: MATYMDVHRGMVGITSDQLKEAHEADLAVEKDEGVHFERAWADPESGTVYCLSHGPSAEAVQRVHARTGHEADEIHEVPLTV, translated from the coding sequence ATGGCGACGTACATGGACGTACACCGGGGCATGGTGGGCATCACGTCCGACCAGCTCAAGGAGGCGCACGAGGCCGACCTCGCCGTCGAGAAGGACGAGGGAGTCCACTTCGAGAGAGCGTGGGCCGATCCGGAGTCCGGAACGGTCTACTGCCTGTCCCACGGCCCGTCGGCCGAGGCGGTCCAGCGGGTCCACGCCCGCACGGGCCACGAGGCCGACGAGATCCACGAGGTGCCCCTCACGGTGTGA
- a CDS encoding TetR family transcriptional regulator has protein sequence MTGQVRTVDGRVAGRRGQATRQKLLDCLGEMLSSSPYRDVKVIDVARKAGTSPATFYQYFPDVEGAVLEIAEEMAKEGAGLTELVSGRSWVGKAGWQTSEELVEGFLDFWRKHDAILRVVDLGAAEGDKRFYKIRMKILNSVTNSLTDAVKELQAKGKVDKEVNPAAMAGSLVAMLASVAGHQKGFQTWGVKQAELKPNLALLVHLGITGKKPTR, from the coding sequence ATGACAGGACAAGTACGCACCGTCGACGGCCGCGTGGCCGGACGACGCGGTCAGGCGACGCGGCAGAAGCTGCTCGACTGCCTCGGTGAGATGCTCAGCTCCTCGCCCTACCGGGACGTCAAGGTCATCGATGTGGCCCGGAAGGCGGGTACTTCACCCGCGACGTTCTATCAGTACTTCCCGGACGTCGAGGGTGCCGTTCTCGAGATCGCGGAGGAAATGGCCAAGGAGGGCGCCGGGTTGACCGAGCTCGTCTCCGGCCGCTCCTGGGTCGGCAAGGCCGGCTGGCAGACCTCGGAGGAACTCGTCGAAGGCTTCCTGGACTTCTGGCGCAAGCACGACGCGATCCTCCGTGTCGTGGACCTCGGTGCCGCCGAGGGCGACAAGAGGTTCTACAAGATCCGCATGAAGATCCTGAACTCGGTCACCAACTCCCTCACGGACGCGGTGAAGGAGCTCCAGGCCAAGGGCAAGGTCGACAAGGAGGTCAACCCGGCCGCCATGGCGGGCTCCCTGGTGGCGATGCTGGCCTCGGTCGCCGGTCACCAGAAGGGCTTCCAGACCTGGGGCGTCAAGCAGGCCGAACTCAAGCCGAACCTCGCCCTCTTGGTCCACCTGGGCATCACCGGCAAGAAGCCGACCAGATAG
- a CDS encoding Zn-ribbon domain-containing OB-fold protein, with translation MLTPVTDEDGAPFWEYAARGELRVQACAAPDCGELRFPPRPCCPHCHSFDSEWRLMSGRGRIWSYVLPHPPLLPDYAAQPGYNAVLVELADAPRIRLAGNVVTTPDAPLNSLDAGRLRIGAPVKVAFTEVDGVTVPRWLLERG, from the coding sequence ATGCTGACACCCGTCACCGACGAGGACGGCGCCCCCTTCTGGGAGTACGCCGCCCGGGGCGAGCTCCGCGTCCAGGCCTGCGCGGCCCCCGACTGCGGCGAGCTCCGCTTCCCGCCCCGCCCCTGCTGCCCGCACTGCCACTCCTTCGACAGCGAATGGCGGCTCATGTCAGGACGCGGCCGCATCTGGTCGTACGTCCTGCCCCACCCGCCGCTCCTGCCCGACTACGCCGCCCAGCCCGGGTACAACGCGGTCCTCGTCGAACTGGCCGACGCCCCCCGCATCCGCCTCGCCGGCAACGTCGTCACCACCCCCGACGCACCCCTGAACTCGCTCGACGCGGGCCGGCTGCGCATCGGTGCCCCGGTGAAGGTCGCCTTCACCGAGGTCGACGGCGTCACGGTCCCCCGCTGGCTCCTGGAGCGCGGCTAG
- a CDS encoding nitroreductase family deazaflavin-dependent oxidoreductase, with protein sequence MPVGVRLMQKVSSTRTFARIAPHVIPAMDKAVHRLTGGKVLLSARMLPGVILTARGARSGLPRVTPLACMPEPDGGWLLIGSNFGRPGHPAWTANLLAHPDVEVNWRGEDIPVRAELLAGEARAAAWKAALGFWPPYATYQQRVEREIRLFRLTRR encoded by the coding sequence ATGCCCGTCGGCGTGAGACTGATGCAGAAGGTGTCCTCGACCCGGACGTTCGCCCGGATCGCCCCGCACGTCATCCCCGCGATGGACAAGGCCGTGCACCGGCTGACCGGGGGAAAGGTGCTGCTCAGCGCCCGGATGCTGCCGGGCGTGATCCTCACCGCGCGGGGCGCGAGGAGTGGCCTGCCGCGGGTGACGCCGCTCGCCTGCATGCCGGAGCCGGACGGCGGCTGGCTGCTCATCGGCTCCAACTTCGGCCGGCCGGGCCACCCCGCCTGGACGGCGAACCTCCTCGCCCACCCGGACGTCGAGGTCAACTGGCGGGGTGAGGACATCCCCGTACGGGCGGAGCTCCTCGCGGGGGAGGCGCGGGCGGCGGCCTGGAAGGCGGCGCTCGGGTTCTGGCCGCCCTACGCCACGTACCAGCAGCGGGTGGAGCGGGAGATCAGGCTCTTCCGGCTGACCCGGCGCTGA
- a CDS encoding thiolase C-terminal domain-containing protein gives MVATPRSPRRVAVVGVSLSDCGRVDEATPYALHAQAARRALADSGLDRSLIDGLASTGLGTLAPVEVAEYLGLRPRWVDSTAVGGATWEVMAAHAADAIAAGHANAVLLVYGSTARADIRARRRTANLSFGSRGPLQFEVPYGHTLIAKYAMAARRHMHEYGTTLEQLAGIAVEARANAALNPEAMFRDPITVDDVLDGPMIADPFTKLHCCLRSDGGCAVLLVAEEYVKDCRTAPVWVLGTGEHVSHTTMSEWEDFTVSPAAVSGRLAFERAGVRPADVDLAEIYDAFTYMTLVTLEDLGFCAKGEGGAFFGEKGRLPVNTDGGGLSACHPGMRGLFLLVEAVRQLRGEAPGLQVRRADGSLPRLAVASGTGGWFCSSGTVVLGRD, from the coding sequence ATGGTCGCCACTCCACGCAGCCCCCGCCGCGTCGCCGTCGTCGGCGTCTCCCTCTCCGACTGCGGACGCGTCGACGAGGCCACCCCGTACGCACTCCACGCCCAGGCCGCCCGGCGCGCCCTCGCGGACAGCGGCCTCGACCGCTCGCTGATCGACGGCCTCGCCTCGACGGGGCTCGGCACGCTCGCCCCGGTCGAGGTCGCCGAATACCTGGGCCTGCGCCCCCGCTGGGTGGACTCGACCGCCGTCGGCGGCGCCACCTGGGAGGTCATGGCCGCGCACGCCGCCGACGCGATCGCCGCCGGCCACGCGAACGCGGTGCTGCTCGTGTACGGCTCCACGGCCCGCGCCGACATCCGGGCCCGGCGCCGCACCGCGAACCTCTCCTTCGGCTCACGCGGCCCGCTGCAGTTCGAAGTCCCGTACGGGCACACCCTGATCGCCAAGTACGCGATGGCCGCCCGCCGCCACATGCACGAGTACGGGACGACCCTGGAGCAGCTCGCCGGGATCGCCGTGGAGGCGCGGGCGAACGCGGCGCTCAACCCCGAGGCGATGTTCCGGGACCCGATCACCGTCGACGACGTCCTGGACGGGCCGATGATCGCGGACCCGTTCACCAAGCTGCACTGCTGCCTGCGCAGCGACGGCGGCTGCGCGGTGCTGCTGGTCGCCGAGGAGTACGTGAAGGACTGCCGGACGGCCCCCGTCTGGGTCCTCGGCACGGGCGAGCACGTCTCGCACACCACGATGTCGGAGTGGGAGGACTTCACGGTCTCCCCGGCGGCGGTCAGCGGCCGGCTCGCCTTCGAGCGGGCGGGGGTGCGCCCGGCCGACGTCGACCTCGCCGAGATCTACGACGCCTTCACCTACATGACCCTGGTGACCCTGGAGGACCTGGGCTTCTGCGCGAAGGGCGAGGGCGGGGCGTTCTTCGGGGAGAAGGGGCGACTGCCGGTGAACACGGACGGCGGTGGGCTCTCGGCCTGCCATCCCGGGATGCGCGGGCTGTTCCTGCTGGTGGAGGCGGTACGGCAGCTGCGCGGGGAGGCGCCCGGGCTCCAGGTGCGGCGGGCGGACGGCTCGCTGCCGCGACTGGCGGTGGCGTCGGGGACGGGGGGCTGGTTCTGCTCCTCGGGGACGGTGGTGCTCGGTCGCGACTGA
- a CDS encoding enoyl-CoA hydratase/isomerase family protein, whose product MAVRVERDKETGVAVVTLDRPEKHNAITLDMARDLASVWRGFRYEDEVRAIVVTGSGGRAFCTGIDRDAAGNIPQPSSPYTIDDPLLTIGPKANDLWKPVIAAVEGMACGGAFYLLGEAEFLVAGEDATFFDPHTTYGMVSAFETIHMAQRMPYGEIARMALMGSAERISARRAYETGLVSELTPAGGALEAALRAAAVVAAHPTEAVQGTVRALWSVTEASRTPALAHAPHLITLGNLPPERQAGLFTGRGKGYRTR is encoded by the coding sequence ATGGCCGTCCGCGTCGAACGCGACAAGGAGACCGGGGTCGCGGTCGTCACCCTCGACCGGCCGGAGAAGCACAACGCGATCACCCTGGACATGGCCCGCGACCTCGCCTCCGTCTGGCGGGGGTTCCGGTACGAGGACGAGGTCCGCGCGATCGTCGTCACCGGGTCCGGCGGGCGGGCCTTCTGCACGGGGATCGACCGGGACGCCGCCGGGAACATCCCGCAGCCCTCGTCCCCGTACACGATCGACGACCCCCTGCTCACGATCGGCCCCAAGGCGAACGACCTGTGGAAACCGGTGATCGCCGCCGTCGAGGGCATGGCCTGCGGCGGGGCGTTCTACCTGCTCGGCGAGGCGGAGTTCCTGGTCGCCGGCGAGGACGCCACCTTCTTCGACCCGCACACCACCTACGGGATGGTCAGCGCCTTCGAGACCATCCACATGGCCCAGCGGATGCCCTACGGGGAGATCGCCCGGATGGCCCTGATGGGCAGCGCGGAACGGATCTCGGCCCGGCGCGCGTACGAGACGGGGCTCGTCTCCGAGCTGACCCCGGCCGGCGGGGCGCTGGAGGCCGCCCTGCGGGCCGCGGCCGTCGTCGCCGCGCACCCGACCGAGGCCGTCCAGGGCACGGTCCGGGCGCTCTGGTCGGTCACGGAGGCGTCCCGCACCCCGGCCCTCGCCCACGCGCCGCACCTGATCACGCTGGGAAACCTGCCGCCGGAACGTCAGGCGGGCCTGTTCACGGGGAGGGGGAAGGGGTACCGGACTCGGTAG